tcaacatttacatttttttttgtcaaggTAATCATGGCTACAAACAGAATTGAAACACTCGATCCTGCTCTCATTCGGCCCGGCCGTATTGACAGAAAAATTGAGTTTCCTTTACCAGATGAGAAAACAAAGAGAAGAATTTTCACAATTCATACATCAAGAATGACTCTAGCAGATGATGTTAATTTATCTGAACTTATTATGTCAAAGGATGATCTTTCTGGTGCTGACATAAAGGTACCTTTAAAAAcctaaaaactattatttttcaaaataggttactattttgtctttaaatgaatttaattatttttgtttatgaattaaaaatatccaAAACAGTAATGACAAATACTACTTTTATGatgtttaaaatacaaacttaatgtacatttcattttttttaggCTATTTGCACAGAGGCTGGACTCATGGCCCTGCGTGAGCGAAGAATGAAAGTCACTAATGAAGATTTTAAGAAGTCTAAAGAGAGTGTTCTCTACAGAAAGAAGGAAGGAACTCCTGAAGgactatatctataaatataatgcaattttttcattaatatcttTTTAAGACTTTATAtacacttaattaaaaatattaaacaaactaGTGATGAAACATTCTAGATAACATAATTTGAATGTATGTATtgcttgaaataaattaaattgaaatgaaatacaGTCTTATTAACACTCTTTGTCCATATGCTTCATGACTCTGTTCCGAATCTTAACGAAACGTAGTATTAGATGTGACAATAACGAGCGACAGCTGACTATATATaccatctaaatatatatatatatataaaaataacattaatattattgtttgtttgtttgaccTATCAAAGGTATTTGTTGGTGCTTCTGACCAAAAGTCTAtcatataattaaactaaaaaaatatacagatttttttaatttgaaaaataatatatagtgttTTTTACGATTATTAAATGTCTGAGTTTTATTAAATGAGCTTGGCAGTGTTATTGTGtgtagaatattataatttataaaaattatttaattaataaatagagaagaatttttaataattatttattgaaaaaaatataaaattagagtaaaaatatataacactgataaaaattataaatatctaaaaattaatatgcgggatcttttttttgaatatacaaTGTACTCTGGATGTGCACTAGCATTATAAGGGTAATCAATATGTAGGGTTcacattataaaatactttttgaaaGCATTAACAAAGACTTAAATCGTGACATCTATTACACTTAGTACACTACATATGTAactgcaataatatatttaatcagcaaaatcaaagtattatgtatataagttaaaGCTTAGGTAAGCAGAGAGTTCATTATTTACCTACACCTATAAAGACGGGCAGATTCTACCGGGTATAGCTGGCAAGAAAtccagaaaatattaaatattttacatttgttttaagaGCTAAATAGAGTCTCCATTTTGTCTTAATACAtcaattatgaattaaaaaaaaggcaaaAGCAAAAAGTAATCTTTGATTTATAGATTTGTTTATAATcgttttatagaaattatacCTACTCATTGAAAAATACGTTGTAGTGTAGGTGTCAATGTCAGTTAAGCGAATTGAATAGAGATTATGTACTCTGTGTGTCAGTTGTCATCACATCAGTATTTTGAGTACAAGAGTGGatgatagtaaaattaaatgaacgTTTAGCATTATTATCACAttactttatttgaaatgttggGACCAGAATTCTAATATGATACCGAAATTTGTGATTGTTTATGAATGAGTGACACCGGTAGCGACACAGAAGCGACCGAGCACACTGCACTCATGGATGGCCACATAGCTGAAGCCCGACCCGATAGGGAGATCGCTGAACGGATTGCTAGGAAACGGAAGACAAAATCCGAAACACAGCGTAATTATGGAGTAagttaaaacatacatataagcTATAGATCTTTTGCATCTGACGTTTTCATGATTCGTCGATGACTAATTCGCttttaccttttaaataaataggctttgttaacaataaaataattttgtatttacaaaaacttcTTTTTACTTTCAtgacatatatacaaaatggaACAATAAATAGATGATTTCAAAATGatgtacattttattactatgtaaattgtaaaatatatagtgtatattaattcttttttaaaacaacaaagttaataatttttgattattatagaGTGTGGCAGCATCACAAAGTAGTCGATCAAGTGCAGTGGGCAGATCTGGTCAAAACAATCATGAGGATTCAAGCGAACATCAGGTTGAAGAGCTGGAGCTTAAGTATGGAGCAAGACATGTTATCAAACTTTTTGTTCCTGTGACCTTATGTATGATAGTTGTTGTTGCAACTATATCGTCCATCAGCTTCTATTCAGTCAAAGATGTATATTTGTAAGTAACATGTGTATTAccttaatttgttaatatatatctaacCTTAATATAATTTGAGAATTTACTgttgaaatacataatattgtaataatttatgtttacaataatttattgaatttctgagtatttattttttaaatataattaatggaaTTATGCATGTggctaatttgttttaatttaaattttcagagCATATACACCATTCCATGAGGAGACTCCATATGCATTGACCAAAGTATGGAATGCTCTTGCCAACTCCATGATCTTATTGAGTGTAATAGCTTTGATGACTGTTCTACTTATTGTTCTATATAAGAAGCGATGTTACAAGGTCATTCACGGATGGCTCATCTTATCTTCTCTAATGCTACTCTTCTTGTTCTCATATTTGTATATAGAGTAAGTATATAAACAAGTTTATGTAAGTTCTACTTATACTTATAATCTATTCTTATAGTAATGCAGGCTACAATATAGTaggcaattaaaaataaatcttcaaagatttttttttttttttatatgccctgggatggcaaatgactctaaattaattatattattattattatattattatcttatcatatttttacattgaattCAAATactatcttataaaaaaaagaatggttTAAAATTAtcactattaaatttaataattttcttgtcaattctattctattattacaggaaatactatataattaattacaggaAATTATAGTTACACATtcgtatattacttatttaagaaCAAAAGAGACAacagttatttatatgttgtagcataaatatttaaatcgaaattatatttgcattaatacaaaaataatatcatggtaaataaattaacacaaaaaagtatttaatggtGTAAATTTAATTGATGCAATGATTTCTTTTCAGAGAAGCACTAAGGGCGTATAACATACCTATGGATTATATTACATTAGCATTTGTTATGTGGAACTTTGGTGTGATGGGGATGATAGTTATACACTGGAAGGGTCCTCTACGTCTTCAGCaagcatatttaatatttatagcagCTTTGATGGCATTGGTGTTCATTAAATATATGCCTGAGTGGACTACATGGGCTGTTCTAGCTGTCATATCCGTATGGGGTAAGTACCAGCTATGTAATCTGAAGAgtaattttcaataacaaatgTGTGTGTGGAGGAAGATTAGTGGTTTAAGTGCACTTTTAAAAAGcaaattgtgtatttatttatatgtttattataacatataaagtttatttgttatgttattttttgtgaCATCAAGTGTAAGAAATGCTTGCAGAGTAATTTCATAAAtacaaggataaataaaatataaccttaCTAAGTAATAAACGTATATAGAATTtcaaattttcattttcttttctcgaaattgataaattttgtCAATGTTTGTGCTCATTTTGTAAACCTGATTTAGAGAACTTTGATGGATTAAGCTTTAAAACTTCTCTCTaaaaaggagaggccttagccagTGGcttatttacaggctgttactttggGCTTTGCCTGTACTCACTCCTATTGTAGCAAATGACTTCATGCAGTTCATGAACAAATTTGtacttgttaattttttatataacttaagcTTTATTAACTTTTGGATTGATATTTCTAATTGATTGTGAATGTAACAATGAACtgcctaaattaaatatagagcttgtatttaaatatagagaatGTTATCTGATCGTAATCTACTTATGTAAGTACAGAcactataattaataatttttgacaatttagtaagtattttatgtacattgCATCAGGACtcaactttttaaatttcgaatgacatattttcttgaatattttgtaaaataaatctcatctataacaaaaatgttatatagaGCTGGGTTTCTATAGCCATTTCTATAACAAAATGTGGTCTGTAAAAAAGGTGCTAACAATTTTCCTTTTTACAGCACCGCTCAATCAGAGACATAAATTCTTAATCCCCAAGGTTGGcagcacattggcgatgtaaggactgaattaataaaaaaattcttatagCGCGAGTGTCtatgtggtgaccacttacctacaGGTAGCCCAATTGTCAGGCTGCTTACCTGTTAGAATAAAAATCGCAAAACGACCCTGAACTCAGTCCTActaaaatgtatgtttgttttcaGATTTAATAGCAGTATTAACACCAAAAGGACCTCTGCGGATATTAGTAGAAACAGCTCAGGAGCGAAACGAGTCTATATTCCCAGCACTAATATATTCATGTATGTATAAAGTCttgtttgtattttcaaattttgtaGGATAGAACACCTATGTCAAATGTTTGTGCCAATCAATGACCCAAAAGttattaaactttttctttttaaatatctgtTAGGTACATGTTCATTACATAAGATATCTTATAACAGTATATAAATTTtggaatagttattttttattttgcatctTGTATAGAAAACAGAATACTGCgagaatgattttaaaattataattttttttttttttgtatagaataggaaggcggagcatatgggccacctgatggtaagtagtcaccaacgctcttagacattggcattgtaagaaatgtcaaccatcgcttacatatccaatgtgccaccaaccttgggaactaagattttatgtcccttgtgcctgtaattacactggctcactcacccttcaaaccggaacacaacaatatcaagtattgctgttttgcggtagaatatctgatgagtgggtggtacctacccagacgagcttgcacaaagccctaccaccagtaataatataaatatataaataatataataatataaattttaaaatcagctGTATACTACAGAAATTTCatcttttaaagttttattaattaatttagaagaaatttatttatttttgatgctTAAGAAAGTGAGTGTAATGCATCTTAATACAATAgcgtaaataattacaaaatacaaatatttatattgtttaaaagtgTTTTCCTCAAAACTATAACACTTAACgtgtatacataaaattttaacataattaaagaaaagttttagaaaattactttatataaataatttttaattttgtttagataatataaaaaactgagTTTCTTTCGGCGGTTCGGTTTCTGGTTAGGGTGTTTTCTTTTTCAAACCGTAATcctttttataatgaataaaggAATTTGAGTTTGTCCGTACAGGGTGAATTAGTACCTGTTGTtccgaataaaatataaaaattatgctttaaataagaaaaatgtttgCAGCGACCGTCATGTACTGCTTGGCGGCGCCGGCCACAGGTGAAGGTGAGACGCCGGCGCGCGAGCTGCGTCCGCTCAACCCGCTCCACCCGTGCGACCACGGTCCGTCTAACCGCCCTCTGCCGCATTTACACACAACACTTCGTACCCGGGTCTCCTCACACTTTGAATGGTCACCTTGATGGAATTATCCTGAGTGATAAGTGGAGATTTTCTTCCATATTTGATACCAGGCACATTCACTTTGGAGAACGTTCACtcgattgaatatttatttctatgcgaaattttgaataaagagTCGTTCCTTGAATCGACAATTTATATGGAGGGAAGGTACAATGATTTACTTGAAACCAACTTCTAGatgaaaatatgtaaacaatgaTTTGTAATTGTTACGAATTTATAGATGAGTTAATCTATGTTTATCTGTAATGGTTTATCTTTTGTATTcaattgaaatgaaacaaaaatgaaaGCCAATCtacatttatcattttatattattctatgaaGATACATTCGAAGTGATGAGTGTGAGCCTTTAGAGGCCATCAAAGTATTTTATCCCTCATTtagctatataattttatttctagaaAGTACGATCAACGAATTCTTGGTGTCCTTTAATATCAAATGGATTGCCAGTTGTTAACTGTAATTGTTTTAAGCGAAAaagtaataagaataaaaacttaatgaaGTCATGTCACTGCAACCAAATCAAAATCATAGAAATGGAAGCGCAGAATTTATGGTCCATTGTGaaattttgctttaaaattgcaaaactaattgaaataaaaatataaatcaagagTTTGAAGAGGAATAAATTCAGCgttctaaaaaaatatcgtataattatataaaaaaattttgtttaattagtgtttaatagtaagaaattagtaaaatttaaagtgTAAATGCGGCGTTGCGCTTAACTAACTTCTTCTTAATTTaatggtttttaatatttctgagCTTTCATCCTGATCTTATCCCAATGAAATGCTTTGATATTGTATGCAAGGTTATATATTTAACGACAAGACTTGAGcatgaaaatataaacaaacaacctaatattattatttaatagatttgAAAGTCCATAGAATGGCACTGTACATAGttgtaataattactaataaacgtTTGAATCTTTACGTTTATTAGTAAAGCGATGAGGTGACCTAGAACAAATTTAATAGCACGATACTGACAACTAActgctataattatatatatgcatgAGATGTGCCTCTTGCTGAGACTTTTGCGattatttgtcaaataaatCGGTCGTCGATCGTGTCCAGGATCGGAAGAAAATGATTCGAGTGAGGGGTGCGCGGCTCAAGGCTCGGGATCGGGCGAGGGGGGCAGTGGCGCCGGCTGCAGCAGTTCGGGGCGATCAGCGAGCGGCGCAGCgagcgcgggcggcggcgggtGCGCGAGCGGAGGGGTGAACGTGGGGGGCGGGGGGAGCGCTGGCGGCGGGGAGGCGGGCTTCGACGCAGCGTGGCACGCACGTGCAAGCGAGCGGGCGGCGCCGCGCCGACTGCGAGTGGACGGCACGGCGCCGGCGCACTACGTCACGCGCGTCGAGCGCACGCACACGCACTGCGACCGTGAGGAGAGTGAGTGCCGATATTATTTGCCCACTTTGCTTGTTATCCTGGACGCAGAGACGAAACGTCTATTAACGACCTAATGATACACAATCTAAGACATCGAGTGatctgttaataatataataataatattgtcctccagacagatttcagccacggcggccaatctcaagagagattagccaattgcgcaggagatattgtagtgcacgaatgtgtgcgcaaacacaggtgcactttctattccctaactctcataatctgatgggacggcaatccgacacgaccgaaaagagttcgtgtttacgtgctttctgaggcatgggagtgaacacacttccaacttccagacttagggctgctactaaaaattttctaacagaaaaacccaataacttttaattggcccgacctggaaattgaacctaggacctccgggtctgcggccttacatctatcCACTAGACCAGGGAGGCAGCATgtcaataatatacataatattcatagataaatatttgacatatatcaaatattatgtGTGTAAGTCACTgaacttattttgataaaatttgttatgaagGAAGCTTGGAACCCAAGAAAGGATATGTATGCTACTTTTTTGTATCTAACACCTGCCCTGACAcatgggcgaaaactagtttttatataaatatgaaacaaatttcaaaaattgGGTTCTATTTTATTGGgtcctaatataataaaatcgaaaacattgttgttatattttaaataatttttatagtttattttacttaaacttTACTTTTGTTGGTCTTTTTCAGAGGGCGTTAAACTCGGATTaggagattttattttttatagtgtgtTAGTAGGCAAAGCTAGTTCATACGGAGACTGGAATACCACACTCGCCTGTTTTGTAGCAATACTTATTGTaagtatatcaatatttatttatttctttaaatacaaCACCATCTGAACTCTAGCTGtagtaatcaataaattttgaaaatattttttttttttaattctaaagtacaaatttatacaatcatatcaatatttaaaacattttcattttgtaaacaGGGACTGTGTTTGACATTGCTGTTGTTAGCGATTTTCAAGAAAGCGCTTCCAGCTCTACCCATCTCGATAACCTTCGGTCTTATATTCTACTTCGCCACCCGCTACGTCGCCAAACCCTTCGCAGACGCGCTCGCCGCTGACCAAGTCTTTATTTAAGAACTAATACACactcacttattttattaaaaaacgtcaTATGCTGTATTTTTTACCAAAATTCATACTGCCTACAGCAGCCGTACTTAACCAAAGCAGTTAAACAACTAAACGCAAGTTTGAATAACAAACCTTGGCTTTTTATTGTCATACCATATCAGAGTTAAGTGTTGCCAACGTTGAAGAATtttgatcttttttttaaaaaaataacaaaattaaattaaaaattaaacaatgatgTGATGCGCGAGAAATAACATGTTGTTTTATATGTAACTCGAGAAACGAAATGGTTGAGTACGATTGTTAAGCGGCAGCGGCTTGAAACTGTTCAGCTCGATTTGAGTTGTAtcacattttataatactacTATGCTATGAATTTTTAcagctaaataaaaattaccactTCTgctaatatttatcattttataatacgagattgttctaccaacccgtattggagcagcgtggtggaataagctccaaaccttctcctcaaaaaaggagaggaggccttagccctgcagtgggacattaacaggctgtttctgaAATACGAGATTGCATTTAAGGCTAAAAAAAGACAATAATCGAACTGAACAGATGTTGTAATATTTGCCAATGAtaacatgaataatatttattgtctaaaataaaaatagggttttcataaataaaaatgaattatcagaataaaaatatttggactGAATCATAATAGGTTCGTTTTTAGGCTAGTTACGGACTAACTGACATAGTGTAGATATTAATGTTAGCATAATGAAATTAGCAAATTGAATTTGTtatgcaataatttaaaaaatgacacTTATATAATAGGGTAATGTTTGCTAGTGTGTACATAGTAAATATTGTCTAGATAATTACAGCCATCGTAGATAGTGTCCTGTGTGAATTCACTATGTAAGGTTAATGTCCACAGGTAATTTAGTatgaaaaaaaacagaaaataattgtattaaattaaatcacattattcataaacatttattaaattaatttttttactaaaacatgtttttgtttcattttttcaaCTTgagatttttttgaaataacacaaaacatattttagttgaaatatattaattaatctagGAATTCGTCGAATCTTTTACCTACAAAGTGGTGTAATTCAAAAACATGACAGATATTACAGTTAACATAATTTGGTATGTAATATACGTTTTGTTAAATACCACAAGTAAATGACGAAGTTAAAGAAAATACAGGATACGCTATCAACAACGGTACTTcgacatttatttgtaatgtccGCTCTACGTGTCGTTCACGGCAAGTGTTGATGGAATCGTAAGTTCGCGTTTGCACTTCGCCACATTCCCCAGTGGTTGCGGGTATAAAGGGCCATTTACACAGAAAACACGCGCGAAATATTGGCGGCCGCGATTCATGGGCGCATGTAGAGTGGTGTGTTTCCATTGAAATAGTAAATGGCAATTATTGTGTTCGAAACATACCAACAATAACAAAACATTGTACCAAGTCAATATTGCCAACTTAAGATAATTAAATGAACTTTGTCACCAACACTTGTTGACAACACATATCTTGCCAGTTTTTCGTTTAGTGGAGATGCAGCTGTAACTTAATTTAAAGTTCTACATTCCAATAAGTAATATATCATAACATTtgcttttgaaattaatttatgttacattATCATGGTAAtttgtttaagaaatataatttaacaattatctTAACGTATTTCATTTTCCTAATAGTACAAAAAACATTACATGATTTTAAACACAATTTGCAAACCTTGAgcg
The Nymphalis io chromosome 19, ilAglIoxx1.1, whole genome shotgun sequence DNA segment above includes these coding regions:
- the LOC126775913 gene encoding presenilin-2 isoform X1, with protein sequence MSDTGSDTEATEHTALMDGHIAEARPDREIAERIARKRKTKSETQRNYGSVAASQSSRSSAVGRSGQNNHEDSSEHQVEELELKYGARHVIKLFVPVTLCMIVVVATISSISFYSVKDVYLAYTPFHEETPYALTKVWNALANSMILLSVIALMTVLLIVLYKKRCYKVIHGWLILSSLMLLFLFSYLYIEEALRAYNIPMDYITLAFVMWNFGVMGMIVIHWKGPLRLQQAYLIFIAALMALVFIKYMPEWTTWAVLAVISVWDLIAVLTPKGPLRILVETAQERNESIFPALIYSSTVMYCLAAPATGEGETPARELRPLNPLHPCDHGSEENDSSEGCAAQGSGSGEGGSGAGCSSSGRSASGAASAGGGGCASGGVNVGGGGSAGGGEAGFDAAWHARASERAAPRRLRVDGTAPAHYVTRVERTHTHCDREEKGVKLGLGDFIFYSVLVGKASSYGDWNTTLACFVAILIGLCLTLLLLAIFKKALPALPISITFGLIFYFATRYVAKPFADALAADQVFI
- the LOC126775913 gene encoding presenilin-1 isoform X2 — encoded protein: MSDTGSDTEATEHTALMDGHIAEARPDREIAERIARKRKTKSETQRNYGSVAASQSSRSSAVGRSGQNNHEDSSEHQVEELELKYGARHVIKLFVPVTLCMIVVVATISSISFYSVKDVYLAYTPFHEETPYALTKVWNALANSMILLSVIALMTVLLIVLYKKRCYKVIHGWLILSSLMLLFLFSYLYIEEALRAYNIPMDYITLAFVMWNFGVMGMIVIHWKGPLRLQQAYLIFIAALMALVFIKYMPEWTTWAVLAVISVWDLIAVLTPKGPLRILVETAQERNESIFPALIYSSTVMYCLAAPATGEGSEENDSSEGCAAQGSGSGEGGSGAGCSSSGRSASGAASAGGGGCASGGVNVGGGGSAGGGEAGFDAAWHARASERAAPRRLRVDGTAPAHYVTRVERTHTHCDREEKGVKLGLGDFIFYSVLVGKASSYGDWNTTLACFVAILIGLCLTLLLLAIFKKALPALPISITFGLIFYFATRYVAKPFADALAADQVFI